Part of the Candidatus Cloacimonas sp. genome, GGATTTTTTGGGCTTTGCTTTTTACGATTGCTTCGCCCATTGTAACCTGTCCATCTCCGCAAATAGCTGTTTTACCATTGCGGTGAATGCCTATAATAGTAGTTCCGTGCATTTCCATTTATGTTGTTTCCTCCGGTTTATTATCCTGATTTTCTACATTCTCGTCCGGTTTATTATCCTGGTTTTCTACATTCTCGTCCGGTTTGGAGCCCATTTTTTCGCTATGCTCAAAGCGCAGTTCCAACGCCTTTTTATATTTTTCCTGCACCAGCTCGCGTTCCTCTTCAATGCAATTTTCCAATATTAAACTAAATATTTCATCTGTGCCCAGGGTTTCCTTTTCCTGTAATTCCTTTGCCATAATTTCCATCAGGTTCCGGTGTCCTGTTAAGATGGAAATTGCTTGTGCGTAAGCGTTACTGATAATATCGCGAATCTCTCTATCTACTAATTGAGAGGTCTCGTCACTGAAGACATCACGAGATACCAGTTCTTTACCCAGAAAAATTTCTCCCTGTTCTTTGCCGATGGTCATAGGACCTATTTTATCACTCATTCCCCAGGAGCAGACCATTTTTTTCGTAATATCGGTGCAGCGTTCCAAATCATTTCCCGCGCCGGTAGTAAATTCATTGAAGACAACCTCTTCCGCAGCTCTCCCTCCTAAAAGCGTAATCAGCATTTGCAGTAAATAGCTCTTGGAGTAATTGCTTTTATCCGTCATCAAATAATGCGTTGCGCCACCGGTAAATCCTCTGGGAATAATAGAAACCTTATGCACGGGTTCCACCTTTTCCAGAAAAACGGAAGTGAGCACATGGCCGATTTCGTGATAGGCAGTAAGCTGTTTATCTTCTTCAGGAATAACTCTGCTTTTCTTTTCCTTACCCAGAATTAGCTTATCCTTTGCTTCTTCAAAATCATCCATTTGGATTTGGCTTTTGTTTTTACTGGCTGCTATCAGGGCAGCTTCATTCACCAAATTTGCCAAATCGGCACCGCTAAAACCTGGTGTTCCCCTGGCAATTAATTCCAGGTGCACATCGTTTGCCAAAGGCACTTTATCACTATGCACTTTCAAAATTTCCGTTCGGCCTTTAATATCAGGCAAATCAACTGTTACTCTGCGGTCAAATCTTCCCGGTCGCAATAATGCCGGGTCCAGAATATCGGGACGGTTAGTTGCGGCTATAATAATAACAGCTTCATTGGGTTCAAAACCATCCATTTCCACCAAAAGCTGATTCAGAGTTTGTTCGCGCTCATCGTGTCCGCCTCCTAAACCACTGCCCCGATGTCTGCCAACAGCGTCAATTTCATCAATAAAAGTGATACAAGGGGCATTTTTTTTGGCTTGGTCAAAAAGGTCTCGCACTCTGGCTGCTCCTACACCTACAAACATTTCTACAAAGTCCGAACCGCTGATGGAAAAGAAAGGAACTCCCGCTTCGCCGGAAACCGCTTTAGCAAGCAAGGTTTTACCAGTTCCCGGTTGCCCTACCAGTAAAACACCGCGAGGTATTCTTCCGCCTAAGCGTTGAAACTTTTTCGGGTCTTTTAAAAATTCTACAATTTCCTGCAGCTCTTCTTTGGCTTCATCCACCCCGGCTACATCTTTAAAAGTAATTCCCGTTTTACTGGCTTCATATAAACGGGCTTTACTTTTACCGAAACTAAATGCCTTAGCGTTTTGAGCATTCATTCCGCGCATGAAAAATACCCAGAAAATAATCAGCAGTAAAAAAGGCAGCAGATAAGAAATAATTCCTGCCCAACGGGATGGTTTAGTAGCACTAACTTTAATTCCCAATGCCACCAGGGAGTCAACCAATTGCGGATTTTCAAAAGGAAGGGTAGTAGAGAATTTCTTATTGGCAACATCGGTGTAGAAAATATCCTTTTCAGCAAACTGCACCTGAGTAATCTGCCCATTAGCTACCCGCGCCATAAAATTGCTGTAACTTTCTTTAGTTACAGTGTTTCCACTGGAACTAAAGCTGTGAAATATAATCACAATCAGCAAAATCAGCATAATTATTAGAGGCAGAGAGAAAGGAGATTTTTTAACCGGGGCATTTTTCGGATTTTGGGGAGTTTGTAAATCCGATTTGGGTTTATCTTTATTATTGCTGTTCTTTCTTTTCAGCACAATCATTCTGATGATACTGATCAGCGTTATCAGGATCAATGCCAGGATAAACCAATTCATCAGGGTTGAAAATTGGGTAAAAGCATTTTCCGCTCCGGGAAGGGTTTCCTTTTGGGCATTAAGAGAATCAA contains:
- the ftsH gene encoding ATP-dependent zinc metalloprotease FtsH, coding for MTKNIIITLCLIAFSTLNAISIDSLNAQKETLPGAENAFTQFSTLMNWFILALILITLISIIRMIVLKRKNSNNKDKPKSDLQTPQNPKNAPVKKSPFSLPLIIMLILLIVIIFHSFSSSGNTVTKESYSNFMARVANGQITQVQFAEKDIFYTDVANKKFSTTLPFENPQLVDSLVALGIKVSATKPSRWAGIISYLLPFLLLIIFWVFFMRGMNAQNAKAFSFGKSKARLYEASKTGITFKDVAGVDEAKEELQEIVEFLKDPKKFQRLGGRIPRGVLLVGQPGTGKTLLAKAVSGEAGVPFFSISGSDFVEMFVGVGAARVRDLFDQAKKNAPCITFIDEIDAVGRHRGSGLGGGHDEREQTLNQLLVEMDGFEPNEAVIIIAATNRPDILDPALLRPGRFDRRVTVDLPDIKGRTEILKVHSDKVPLANDVHLELIARGTPGFSGADLANLVNEAALIAASKNKSQIQMDDFEEAKDKLILGKEKKSRVIPEEDKQLTAYHEIGHVLTSVFLEKVEPVHKVSIIPRGFTGGATHYLMTDKSNYSKSYLLQMLITLLGGRAAEEVVFNEFTTGAGNDLERCTDITKKMVCSWGMSDKIGPMTIGKEQGEIFLGKELVSRDVFSDETSQLVDREIRDIISNAYAQAISILTGHRNLMEIMAKELQEKETLGTDEIFSLILENCIEEERELVQEKYKKALELRFEHSEKMGSKPDENVENQDNKPDENVENQDNKPEETT